A single window of Nocardioides kongjuensis DNA harbors:
- a CDS encoding NADP-dependent oxidoreductase, with the protein MKAFVVTHYGPDGLKAADVPAPSVGPRDVLVDIRAASINPLDKMVRNGEFKQLLKYKRPFVLGHDLSGVITKVGADVRGLEVGDEVYARPRDLRIGAFAEQLAIDADDVALKPSSLSFEEAAAVPLVALAAWQALVDVADVRPGQKVLVHAGAGGLGSTVIQVAKHLGAHVATTAHTKDVDKVRALGAVEVIDYTRQDFTQVVSGYDVVLDSLGAASLEKSLTVLKPGGLAISVVGPPDPAFATQLGQPLLKPVMALLSRKVRRRARKLGVRYSFFFMRASGAQLATLANLYDAGTLRPVLDRAFPFDRTLDAMAYVEQGKAAGKIVVTR; encoded by the coding sequence ATGAAGGCCTTCGTCGTCACCCACTACGGCCCTGACGGGCTCAAGGCTGCCGACGTCCCGGCACCGAGCGTCGGGCCGCGCGACGTGCTCGTCGACATCCGGGCCGCCAGCATCAACCCCCTCGACAAGATGGTCCGCAACGGCGAGTTCAAGCAGCTCCTGAAGTACAAGCGTCCGTTCGTCCTGGGCCACGACCTGTCCGGGGTGATCACGAAGGTCGGCGCCGACGTCCGCGGCCTCGAGGTCGGGGACGAGGTCTACGCGCGGCCGCGGGACCTGCGCATCGGCGCCTTCGCCGAGCAGCTCGCCATCGACGCCGACGACGTGGCGCTCAAGCCGAGCTCCCTGTCGTTCGAGGAAGCCGCGGCCGTCCCGCTGGTCGCGCTCGCCGCCTGGCAGGCACTCGTCGACGTCGCCGACGTCCGTCCGGGGCAGAAGGTGCTCGTTCACGCCGGCGCCGGCGGACTCGGCTCGACGGTGATCCAGGTCGCCAAGCACCTCGGTGCCCACGTCGCGACGACGGCCCACACCAAGGACGTCGACAAGGTCCGCGCACTGGGCGCCGTCGAGGTCATCGACTACACCCGACAGGACTTCACCCAGGTCGTGTCCGGGTACGACGTCGTCCTCGACTCGCTCGGAGCCGCCAGCCTCGAGAAGTCCCTGACGGTCCTCAAGCCCGGCGGCCTGGCCATCAGCGTCGTCGGCCCGCCCGACCCCGCCTTCGCAACCCAGCTCGGACAGCCCCTGCTGAAGCCGGTCATGGCCCTGCTCAGCCGCAAGGTCCGCCGCCGCGCGAGGAAGCTGGGTGTGCGCTACTCCTTCTTCTTCATGCGGGCCAGCGGCGCACAGCTCGCCACCCTCGCCAACCTGTACGACGCAGGCACGCTGCGTCCCGTGCTCGACCGTGCCTTCCCCTTCGACCGCACCCTCGACGCGATGGCCTACGTCGAGCAGGGCAAGGCCGCCGGCAAGATCGTCGTCACGCGATGA
- a CDS encoding TetR/AcrR family transcriptional regulator has translation MARYSPEHKEATRRRMIETAGRRFKSDGIDGSGIATLVADAGLTNGAFYGHFSSKDDLVAAVVAQQLEAQVAVVNSLPAGLASVEQYLQYYLSPAHRDDLAGGCPSAALLDEIGRCDVAVREAYTAGATAMIQAIARHLDNGDPDQTERRAIGLFSLLVGSLQAARAVTDPDLSDRMLAAAYANAVALATAPHPPVHPNRQEPE, from the coding sequence ATGGCGCGCTACAGCCCGGAGCACAAGGAGGCGACCCGGCGTCGCATGATCGAGACGGCCGGGCGCCGGTTCAAGAGCGACGGCATCGACGGCTCCGGCATCGCGACCCTGGTCGCTGACGCCGGCCTGACCAACGGCGCCTTCTACGGCCACTTCTCCTCGAAGGACGACCTGGTCGCCGCGGTCGTGGCGCAGCAGCTCGAGGCCCAGGTCGCCGTCGTGAACTCCCTGCCGGCCGGACTCGCCTCGGTCGAGCAGTACCTGCAGTACTACCTCTCCCCCGCCCATCGCGACGACCTCGCCGGCGGCTGCCCCTCAGCGGCCCTCCTGGACGAGATCGGGCGGTGCGACGTGGCGGTCCGTGAGGCCTACACCGCGGGCGCGACCGCGATGATCCAGGCCATCGCACGTCACCTCGACAACGGAGACCCGGACCAGACCGAGCGGCGCGCGATCGGGCTCTTCTCGCTGCTCGTCGGATCCCTCCAGGCGGCCCGCGCGGTCACCGACCCCGACCTGTCCGACCGCATGCTCGCGGCGGCGTACGCCAATGCGGTGGCCCTGGCCACCGCTCCCCATCCTCCCGTCCACCCGAACCGTCAGGAACCCGAATGA
- a CDS encoding NADH:flavin oxidoreductase/NADH oxidase family protein gives MAFLADPLDLPSGVRLPNRIVKAAMSEALGDADNSPDNRIVTLYRRWAQGGYGLLVTGNIMVDRAHLGEPGNIVIEDRRALPQLTAWAKAAHDGGALILAQLNHPGRQSNLLDVGHRPVAPSAVPLAMPGAATPRELTAAGIEDVIERFATAAAVCEEAGFDGVELHAAHGYLITQFLSPLTNLRTDEWGGSPERRMRFLIEVVRRVRARVSPGFALAVKLNSADFQRGGFTEDDSRAVVAALAQEAVDLIEVSGGNYEAPAMGGSEASSTREREAYFLDYARSVRREAGAIPIAVTGGFRSRAAMEEALASGDCDAVGIARPTVTATDAAAGILEGRVATLETHDIRAGMRGLLGRVTDLKALDGFLNISWNTDQLHRLARGMEPDLDRGPLVTAVAMLRRNGRVSLVPRRGLK, from the coding sequence ATGGCCTTTCTCGCTGATCCGCTCGACCTTCCGTCCGGCGTACGCCTGCCCAACCGCATCGTGAAGGCGGCGATGAGCGAGGCCCTGGGCGACGCTGACAACTCGCCCGACAACCGGATCGTCACCCTCTACCGCCGCTGGGCGCAGGGTGGCTACGGACTGCTCGTCACCGGGAACATCATGGTCGACCGGGCACACCTGGGGGAGCCGGGCAACATCGTGATCGAGGACCGTCGCGCCCTGCCGCAGCTGACGGCGTGGGCCAAGGCCGCGCACGACGGGGGTGCGCTGATCCTCGCGCAGCTGAACCACCCCGGCCGCCAGTCCAACCTGCTCGACGTCGGCCACCGCCCGGTGGCCCCGAGTGCCGTCCCGCTGGCGATGCCCGGCGCCGCCACGCCGCGTGAGCTGACCGCAGCCGGGATCGAGGACGTCATCGAGCGCTTCGCGACCGCCGCCGCGGTCTGCGAGGAGGCCGGGTTCGACGGCGTCGAGCTGCACGCGGCCCACGGCTACCTGATCACCCAGTTCCTCTCGCCCCTCACGAACCTGCGCACCGACGAATGGGGAGGCAGTCCCGAACGACGGATGCGGTTCCTGATCGAGGTCGTCCGGCGCGTGCGCGCGCGGGTCAGCCCCGGCTTCGCCCTCGCGGTGAAGCTGAACTCCGCCGACTTCCAGCGGGGCGGCTTCACCGAGGACGACTCGCGCGCCGTCGTCGCCGCGCTCGCCCAGGAGGCCGTCGACCTGATCGAGGTCAGCGGCGGGAACTACGAGGCTCCGGCGATGGGTGGCTCGGAAGCATCCTCGACCCGGGAGCGGGAGGCCTACTTCCTCGACTACGCACGGTCGGTACGACGTGAGGCCGGCGCGATCCCGATCGCGGTGACCGGCGGCTTCCGCAGCCGCGCCGCGATGGAGGAGGCGCTCGCGTCCGGGGACTGCGACGCCGTCGGCATCGCCCGCCCGACCGTCACCGCGACCGATGCCGCGGCCGGCATCCTCGAGGGACGCGTGGCCACGCTCGAGACGCACGATATCCGCGCTGGCATGCGAGGGCTGCTCGGCCGCGTCACCGACCTCAAGGCACTCGACGGCTTCCTCAACATCAGCTGGAACACCGACCAGCTCCACCGGTTGGCGCGAGGCATGGAGCCGGACCTGGACCGGGGGCCACTGGTCACCGCCGTGGCGATGCTGCGTCGCAACGGTCGGGTCTCCCTCGTCCCGCGCAGAGGGCTGAAGTGA
- a CDS encoding SDR family NAD(P)-dependent oxidoreductase → MSRAAYDLADKVVLITGGNGGIGAATARTLLRRGARVVIADIDPATPGRATDLHPIHSLGCVADVRDPATLEAAVAQAVDHFGRLDVVIANAGLLAKAATLRNTPTADIEATLAVNVTGVANTVTAALPQVIARQGQVVLISSVFAFLNGMGTIPYAMSKAAVEQLGRGLRIELADHGVSVLTAYFSLVQTDMIARGVDEDPVVMELLGALPKAMLKRITPEQAAAGIADGLESRAVRVIRPNLWGPVSSLRGVLNPTLDTRFSRDRRILDVLARLDSRPAAVVPTPAATSAAPSRRKKP, encoded by the coding sequence GTGAGTCGCGCCGCCTACGACCTCGCCGACAAGGTCGTCCTCATCACCGGCGGCAACGGCGGGATCGGCGCCGCGACGGCCCGCACCCTGCTCCGTCGCGGCGCGCGCGTGGTGATCGCCGACATCGACCCGGCGACGCCCGGTCGTGCGACGGACCTGCATCCGATCCATTCCCTGGGCTGCGTCGCCGACGTCCGCGACCCCGCCACGCTCGAGGCCGCCGTGGCCCAGGCGGTCGACCACTTCGGGCGACTGGACGTCGTGATCGCGAACGCCGGACTTCTCGCGAAGGCGGCCACCCTGCGCAACACGCCCACCGCCGACATCGAGGCCACCCTGGCGGTGAACGTCACAGGCGTTGCGAACACGGTGACCGCGGCTCTGCCCCAGGTGATCGCCAGGCAGGGGCAGGTCGTCCTGATCAGCTCGGTCTTCGCCTTCCTCAACGGCATGGGCACGATCCCGTACGCCATGAGCAAGGCGGCCGTCGAGCAGCTCGGACGCGGTCTGCGCATCGAGCTCGCCGACCACGGCGTCTCCGTCCTCACCGCGTACTTCTCCCTCGTCCAGACCGACATGATCGCGCGCGGTGTCGACGAGGACCCGGTCGTCATGGAGCTGCTCGGCGCGCTGCCCAAGGCGATGCTCAAGCGCATCACCCCGGAGCAGGCCGCAGCCGGCATCGCGGACGGACTCGAGAGCCGCGCGGTGCGGGTCATCCGCCCGAACCTGTGGGGCCCGGTGTCCTCCCTGCGGGGCGTCCTCAACCCGACGCTCGACACCCGCTTCAGCCGCGACCGCCGCATCCTCGACGTCCTCGCCCGACTCGACTCCCGCCCGGCGGCCGTCGTACCCACGCCCGCAGCCACGTCTGCAGCACCCTCACGAAGGAAGAAGCCATGA
- a CDS encoding alpha/beta fold hydrolase yields MTTAWKTTPTKTIHVGGTSFAYRELGEPGGVPVVFLHHLTAVLDDWDPRVLDGVAARHHVIAFDNRGVGSTGGRVPTDVAQMGADAIAFIRALGHDQVDLIGFSLGGGVAQMVALQEPDLVRRMVLAGTGPRGGGGIWKMPFIVGGAYAKAFLSRKDPRHFLFFPRTREGKKAANAYFARLAERTSDLDTPISRQAGIAQVRAITSAGLHRSDDLSQIKIPVLVANGDNDLMVASEHSKDMAARLPDSRLRIYPDSGHGGVFQYHHEFVPEVLDFLGAS; encoded by the coding sequence ATGACCACCGCCTGGAAGACCACGCCCACCAAGACGATCCACGTCGGCGGCACCTCGTTCGCCTACCGCGAGCTGGGCGAGCCCGGCGGCGTACCGGTGGTGTTCCTGCACCACCTGACCGCCGTCCTCGACGACTGGGACCCGCGCGTGCTGGACGGCGTCGCCGCACGGCACCACGTGATCGCGTTCGACAACAGGGGCGTCGGGAGCACCGGCGGCCGGGTGCCCACCGACGTCGCACAGATGGGTGCCGACGCGATCGCCTTCATCCGGGCGCTGGGCCACGACCAGGTCGACCTGATCGGCTTCTCCCTCGGTGGGGGCGTGGCCCAGATGGTCGCCCTCCAGGAGCCCGACCTGGTCCGCCGGATGGTGCTCGCCGGCACCGGCCCGCGGGGCGGCGGGGGCATCTGGAAGATGCCCTTCATCGTCGGGGGTGCCTACGCCAAGGCCTTCCTGAGCCGGAAGGACCCGCGTCACTTCCTCTTCTTCCCGCGCACCCGGGAGGGCAAGAAGGCGGCCAACGCCTACTTCGCGCGGCTCGCGGAGCGTACGTCGGACCTGGACACGCCGATCTCCCGGCAGGCCGGCATCGCGCAGGTGCGCGCGATCACCAGCGCGGGACTGCACCGTAGTGACGACCTGTCGCAGATCAAGATCCCGGTCCTCGTGGCCAATGGCGACAACGACCTGATGGTCGCCAGCGAGCACTCCAAGGACATGGCCGCCCGACTGCCCGACTCCCGGCTCCGGATCTACCCCGACTCCGGGCACGGCGGCGTGTTCCAGTACCACCACGAGTTCGTGCCCGAGGTCCTCGACTTCCTGGGGGCGAGCTGA
- a CDS encoding TetR/AcrR family transcriptional regulator, whose protein sequence is MARDSTATDGPANDIPDRLIAAAVAMLAEEGPSAIKARAVAARAGMSSMVVYNYFGGVPELLSAVEDHGFDQLGQAFAEVGASDDPVADLFTMALTTLSYARANPHLYDAMFGLSTRATYRPTSAKGERRAGHSPAFNTAYAHVVEAATRLGSVGGLAVEDPRAAAGALWSFVHGYIALELSQHFAEFADPVRQVLVPMGVTFCVGLGADHASALASHETALRRAWHPGP, encoded by the coding sequence ATGGCGAGAGATTCCACGGCGACCGACGGCCCGGCGAACGACATCCCTGATCGACTCATCGCCGCAGCCGTAGCCATGCTCGCCGAGGAAGGGCCCTCGGCCATCAAGGCCCGGGCAGTGGCTGCACGGGCCGGCATGTCGAGCATGGTCGTCTACAACTACTTCGGCGGCGTCCCCGAGCTGCTCAGCGCAGTGGAGGATCACGGCTTCGACCAGTTGGGGCAGGCGTTCGCGGAGGTCGGGGCGAGCGACGATCCCGTGGCCGACCTGTTCACGATGGCCCTCACCACGCTGTCCTACGCGCGGGCGAACCCACACCTGTACGACGCCATGTTCGGCCTCTCGACCCGCGCCACCTACCGCCCCACGTCCGCGAAGGGCGAGCGTCGTGCCGGCCACTCCCCAGCGTTCAACACCGCGTACGCCCACGTCGTCGAGGCAGCCACGCGGCTGGGCTCCGTCGGCGGTCTCGCCGTCGAGGACCCGAGAGCGGCGGCCGGCGCGCTCTGGAGCTTCGTCCACGGCTACATCGCGCTCGAGCTCTCCCAGCACTTCGCCGAATTCGCCGACCCCGTCCGGCAGGTACTGGTCCCGATGGGCGTCACCTTCTGCGTCGGCCTGGGCGCCGACCACGCCTCCGCCCTCGCCTCGCACGAGACCGCGCTCCGGCGCGCCTGGCACCCGGGCCCCTGA
- a CDS encoding GMC oxidoreductase, with protein MSNATHPPLGHETDCDWVVVGSGFGGSVAALRLAEKGHRVAVIERGRAYADDELPTSASDRRRFVWAPRLGLRGIMRNVLFRHVFSSTQTGVGGGSLVYGGVLFRPHEAFFGHSQWTQLAPWREHLEPHYRTAERMLGASRTPWESVTSGLMREVADRFGGAFAPAPVAVFFGEPGVTVPDPYFGGEGPDRTGCTRCGQCMTGCRTGAANRLTKNYLWFAQRHGARILAEREVVDVTPLGAADGSDGYRVSTRRPGTRWRRGRTSITTRGVVFAGGAVGTNALLADCKHRGSLPAVSDRLGHLVRTNSEAVLSVLLPEDVGTWRDVTASSRVVVDGDTQIEFLTYGPRGDFMRLMFTVLVGEGPAVSRLLRWLGTVLRHPRRWLATMRSGWSARTLMMLVMQPRDNAIRFTARKRVLGSGYRLTTGRDDARPAPTYIDAGHQVARWLAERTGGIAQSSVFEAFGNRPMTAHVLGGAVIGASPDTGVVDDRLRVFGYENLVVCDAAALPANPGVNPALTITALAEHAMAHVPAAGLGR; from the coding sequence GTGAGCAATGCCACCCATCCCCCGCTCGGCCACGAGACGGACTGCGACTGGGTCGTCGTCGGGTCCGGCTTCGGCGGGAGCGTCGCAGCCCTGCGCCTTGCCGAGAAGGGCCACCGGGTGGCGGTGATCGAGCGCGGACGGGCGTACGCCGACGACGAGCTGCCCACGTCGGCCTCGGACCGTCGCCGATTCGTCTGGGCGCCGAGACTGGGACTGCGCGGGATCATGCGCAACGTCCTGTTCCGGCACGTCTTCAGCTCCACCCAGACCGGGGTCGGCGGCGGCAGCCTGGTGTACGGCGGCGTCCTCTTCCGCCCCCACGAGGCCTTCTTCGGTCATTCCCAGTGGACGCAGCTCGCACCGTGGCGGGAGCACCTCGAACCCCACTACCGCACAGCGGAGCGGATGCTCGGGGCGAGCCGGACGCCCTGGGAGTCCGTGACCAGCGGCCTGATGCGCGAGGTCGCGGACCGCTTCGGGGGCGCCTTCGCGCCGGCGCCCGTGGCCGTCTTCTTCGGCGAGCCCGGTGTCACCGTGCCGGATCCCTACTTCGGTGGCGAAGGGCCCGATCGCACGGGATGCACCCGGTGCGGGCAGTGCATGACGGGTTGCCGCACCGGTGCCGCCAACCGACTCACCAAGAACTACCTCTGGTTCGCGCAGAGGCACGGCGCCCGGATCCTCGCCGAGCGCGAGGTCGTCGACGTGACCCCGCTCGGGGCCGCGGACGGGAGCGACGGCTACCGGGTCTCGACTCGCCGGCCCGGCACCAGGTGGCGACGAGGGCGCACCAGCATCACGACGCGCGGCGTCGTGTTCGCCGGCGGCGCGGTGGGCACCAACGCCCTCCTCGCGGACTGCAAGCACCGCGGGTCCCTGCCCGCCGTGAGCGACCGTCTGGGTCACCTCGTCCGCACCAACAGCGAGGCCGTGCTGTCGGTCCTGCTCCCCGAGGACGTCGGCACGTGGCGCGACGTGACCGCGAGCAGTCGAGTGGTCGTCGACGGCGACACCCAGATCGAGTTCCTCACCTATGGTCCGCGCGGCGACTTCATGCGGCTGATGTTCACGGTCCTGGTCGGCGAGGGCCCTGCCGTAAGCCGCCTGCTGCGCTGGCTCGGCACCGTGCTGCGGCACCCCCGACGCTGGCTGGCGACGATGCGCTCGGGCTGGAGCGCACGGACCCTGATGATGCTCGTCATGCAGCCACGGGACAACGCGATCCGGTTCACGGCGAGGAAGCGGGTCCTGGGGAGCGGATACCGGCTCACCACCGGACGTGACGACGCACGCCCCGCCCCGACGTACATCGACGCAGGGCACCAGGTCGCACGGTGGCTGGCCGAGCGCACCGGGGGCATCGCCCAGAGCAGCGTGTTCGAGGCATTCGGGAACCGGCCGATGACCGCCCACGTGCTCGGCGGAGCGGTGATCGGCGCGAGTCCCGACACAGGCGTCGTGGACGACCGACTCCGCGTCTTCGGCTACGAGAACCTGGTCGTCTGCGACGCAGCCGCCCTCCCGGCCAACCCCGGCGTCAACCCTGCGCTGACGATCACCGCGTTGGCCGAGCACGCCATGGCCCACGTCCCTGCGGCCGGTTTGGGACGATGA
- a CDS encoding enoyl-CoA hydratase/isomerase family protein — MAQEVRGNLAIEDRGAVLVARIDGGPLGLFGNDIAEQLDALVDRADSDPAVQAVVFTGTHPERFVSHAEVRWLQEGGATVPSVGVRGASVLARTARGVNRAGGMKPALGRTPLWPAVQLERVHQTFLKMNRSGVVFIAALNGSALGLGAEFCWANDLRVMADGYFVIGQPEVLLGIMPGGGGSQRLPRLVGNHQALLAILSGEPFTPARALEIGAVDDVVAPDQVLDRAIELAERLGSRPKPSRAAIKRSVYFGGSASLEEGLHIERSEFLATALSDIGQELMLDYMANTEASGELPLYQPGVYEQVLETGTTRGAGAKGAVA, encoded by the coding sequence ATGGCACAAGAAGTACGAGGCAACCTCGCAATCGAGGACCGCGGCGCGGTGCTGGTCGCCCGCATCGACGGCGGTCCACTGGGGCTGTTCGGCAACGACATCGCCGAGCAGCTCGACGCGCTTGTCGACCGGGCCGACAGCGATCCCGCGGTCCAGGCCGTGGTCTTCACCGGAACCCACCCGGAACGGTTCGTCTCCCACGCCGAGGTGCGCTGGCTGCAGGAGGGCGGGGCGACCGTGCCCTCGGTGGGCGTGCGCGGCGCGTCCGTCCTGGCCCGCACGGCGCGGGGAGTGAACCGGGCCGGCGGCATGAAGCCTGCGCTCGGCAGGACGCCGCTGTGGCCCGCCGTCCAGCTGGAGCGGGTGCACCAGACCTTCCTCAAGATGAACCGCAGCGGGGTCGTCTTCATCGCCGCCCTCAACGGCTCCGCTCTCGGCCTCGGCGCCGAGTTCTGCTGGGCCAACGACCTGCGCGTCATGGCCGACGGCTACTTCGTCATCGGCCAGCCCGAGGTGCTGCTCGGGATCATGCCGGGCGGCGGCGGCAGCCAGCGGCTCCCCCGCCTCGTCGGCAACCACCAGGCACTGCTGGCGATCCTGTCCGGTGAGCCGTTCACCCCGGCCCGGGCTCTCGAGATCGGCGCGGTGGACGACGTGGTGGCGCCCGATCAGGTGCTCGACCGCGCGATCGAGCTCGCCGAGCGCCTCGGATCACGGCCCAAGCCGTCGAGGGCGGCGATCAAGCGATCGGTGTATTTCGGGGGGTCGGCGAGCCTGGAGGAGGGGTTGCACATCGAGCGCTCCGAGTTCCTCGCCACTGCGCTCTCTGACATCGGCCAAGAGCTGATGCTCGACTACATGGCCAACACCGAGGCCTCCGGGGAGCTGCCGCTGTACCAGCCTGGCGTCTACGAGCAGGTCCTCGAGACGGGCACCACCCGCGGCGCCGGAGCGAAGGGAGCGGTCGCATGA
- a CDS encoding alpha/beta hydrolase, whose amino-acid sequence MTGRNGYDVTRHDITFDSDGDTCAAWLFLPDGVERPPVVILGHGLGATREMRLDAFAERFAQAGIAAIAFTYRHFGDSTGQPRQLLSIKRQLADWDAAIAHAKTRGDVDGSRIAVWGSSFGGGHAIIVASRHPELRAAVSQCPFTDGLASARALGPIGTMRLLPTVGADVWSAIRGREPRLLTLAGAPGEKALMTAPDALPGYQALVPEGTTFVNEVAARVAPTITWHRPGKAARKVKVPILFCVCDHDSVTPAEETLAYARSAPKGEIKSYDAGHFDIYLGEAFEEIVMDQTEFLTRHLGMSKD is encoded by the coding sequence ATGACCGGACGCAACGGCTACGACGTGACGCGCCACGACATCACCTTCGACTCCGACGGAGACACCTGCGCGGCCTGGCTCTTCCTTCCCGACGGCGTCGAGCGCCCCCCGGTGGTGATCCTGGGCCACGGCCTGGGCGCCACCCGCGAGATGCGACTGGACGCCTTCGCCGAGCGCTTCGCACAGGCCGGGATCGCCGCGATCGCCTTCACCTACCGCCACTTCGGCGACTCCACCGGCCAGCCTCGTCAGCTGCTCTCCATCAAGCGGCAGCTGGCCGACTGGGACGCCGCCATCGCGCACGCCAAGACCCGCGGCGACGTCGACGGCAGCCGCATCGCGGTCTGGGGCAGCTCCTTCGGGGGCGGACACGCCATCATCGTCGCCTCGCGCCACCCCGAGCTGCGCGCCGCCGTCTCGCAGTGCCCGTTCACCGACGGTCTCGCCTCCGCCCGCGCGCTGGGGCCCATCGGCACCATGAGGCTGCTCCCGACTGTCGGGGCCGATGTCTGGTCGGCGATCCGCGGCAGGGAGCCCCGTCTGCTGACGTTGGCCGGTGCGCCCGGAGAGAAGGCGCTCATGACCGCGCCCGACGCCCTGCCCGGCTACCAGGCACTCGTCCCCGAAGGCACGACCTTCGTCAACGAGGTCGCGGCGCGCGTTGCGCCGACCATCACCTGGCACCGGCCCGGGAAGGCGGCGAGGAAGGTCAAGGTGCCGATCCTGTTCTGCGTCTGCGACCACGATTCCGTCACCCCCGCCGAGGAGACCCTCGCCTACGCCCGGAGTGCACCGAAGGGCGAGATCAAGAGCTACGACGCCGGCCACTTCGACATCTACCTCGGGGAGGCCTTCGAGGAGATCGTCATGGACCAGACCGAGTTCCTCACCCGGCACCTCGGCATGTCCAAGGACTAG
- a CDS encoding class I adenylate-forming enzyme family protein: protein MHFARLPDVRAVQDPNGPAVADSRIHLTNADLLAAVHAAAEQLAELGIGSGDVVALKLTNRFEFVVLLFAAWRLGAAVTPINPAATETETAHQVSDSAAGLVVVEDDAAPALGTPTLSVDQVCRTSTRAPGAPHHDPAALALLIYTSGTTGVPKGVMLDHANLDAMTRMGQQAYDVTRADRCLLILPLFHVNGIVVSILMTLRAGATVVMAERFNPTTFFDVLERERPTFFSAVPTIYNMLAALPDAVRPDTSSVRFALCGAAPASADLLARFERRFGFPLIEAYGLSEGTCGTTTNPIDGVRKAGSVGVPFPGQEVRILDPYGNALGHGQIGEIAVRGSNVMRGYLGRPEDTANTIVDGWLRTGDVGRLDGDGYLTLVGRSKEMIIRGGENIYPKEIEDVLNGDPAVLEAAVIGVLDEKWGEVVVAFVEARSGATVDADALKARCRERLSGYKRPTAIHILESLPKNAVGKLDKKALVDVLAGTGGARRPEHADHGDRHGRR from the coding sequence ATGCACTTCGCCCGCCTTCCCGACGTCCGCGCCGTCCAGGACCCGAACGGTCCTGCCGTTGCCGACAGCAGGATCCACCTGACCAATGCCGACCTGCTCGCGGCCGTCCACGCGGCGGCCGAGCAGCTCGCCGAACTCGGCATCGGCAGTGGCGACGTGGTCGCCCTCAAGCTCACCAACCGCTTCGAGTTCGTCGTCCTCCTCTTCGCGGCCTGGCGCCTGGGGGCGGCGGTCACCCCGATCAATCCGGCCGCCACCGAGACCGAGACCGCGCACCAGGTCAGCGACTCGGCGGCGGGTCTGGTGGTCGTCGAGGACGATGCCGCCCCAGCGCTGGGCACGCCGACGCTGTCGGTCGACCAGGTGTGCCGAACGTCCACCCGGGCCCCGGGAGCGCCGCATCACGATCCAGCGGCGCTGGCCCTGCTGATCTACACCTCCGGCACCACCGGTGTCCCCAAGGGGGTGATGCTCGACCACGCCAACCTCGATGCCATGACCCGGATGGGACAGCAGGCCTACGACGTGACGCGGGCCGACCGATGCCTGCTGATCCTGCCGCTCTTCCACGTGAACGGCATCGTGGTCAGCATCTTGATGACGCTCCGCGCCGGCGCGACCGTGGTGATGGCCGAACGCTTCAACCCGACGACCTTCTTCGACGTCCTCGAGCGGGAGCGTCCGACGTTCTTCTCCGCGGTCCCGACCATCTACAACATGCTCGCGGCGCTCCCCGACGCCGTGCGTCCCGACACGTCCTCGGTGAGGTTCGCCCTGTGCGGTGCGGCACCCGCCTCCGCCGACCTGCTGGCCAGGTTCGAGCGACGTTTCGGGTTCCCGCTCATCGAGGCCTACGGCCTCTCGGAGGGCACCTGCGGCACCACCACGAATCCGATCGACGGCGTCCGCAAGGCCGGGTCTGTCGGGGTTCCGTTCCCGGGTCAGGAAGTTCGGATCCTCGACCCGTACGGGAACGCGCTCGGCCACGGACAGATCGGTGAGATCGCCGTGCGTGGCTCCAATGTGATGCGGGGGTACCTCGGCCGCCCCGAGGACACGGCCAACACCATCGTGGATGGCTGGCTCAGGACAGGCGACGTCGGACGGCTCGACGGTGACGGCTACCTGACCTTGGTCGGACGGTCGAAGGAGATGATCATCCGAGGCGGGGAGAACATCTACCCCAAAGAGATCGAGGACGTCCTCAACGGAGATCCTGCCGTTCTCGAGGCCGCTGTCATTGGCGTGCTCGACGAGAAGTGGGGCGAGGTCGTGGTTGCGTTCGTCGAAGCTCGCTCCGGTGCGACGGTTGATGCGGACGCGCTCAAGGCCCGCTGCAGGGAACGACTCAGTGGGTACAAGCGGCCGACGGCCATTCACATTCTCGAGTCGCTACCGAAGAACGCGGTCGGCAAGCTCGACAAGAAGGCGTTGGTCGACGTGCTGGCGGGAACCGGTGGGGCGCGCCGACCCGAGCACGCAGATCACGGCGACCGCCACGGCCGAAGATGA